A single window of Colletes latitarsis isolate SP2378_abdomen chromosome 6, iyColLati1, whole genome shotgun sequence DNA harbors:
- the Dctn6-p27 gene encoding dynactin subunit 6, producing MNSSSRRLNLKILAGAVVCDESILKGDITIGPKTVIHPKAKIIAEAGPIIIGEGNIIEEMSTIANRLPPGAPEPTTVPVQIIGSYNVFETDCTCEAFKVGDNNTLESKAFVGRKVELTNGCVIGAACTVTEPEVIPENTVIYGSQCQRREMYDKPYPQIGQLEFLVKLLPNYHHLRKPNVKSTINESGM from the exons ATGAACTCATCTAGTCGTCGTTTAAA TTTGAAGATATTGGCTGGTGCTGTAGTATGCGACGAAAGTATTTTAAAAGGGGACATTACCATCGGCCCAAAAACGGTGATTCATCCGAAAGCCAAAATCATTGCAGAGGCTGGCCCAATTATAATAGGTGAAGGGAACATTATTGAAGAAATGTCAACGATAGCAAACAG GTTACCACCAGGTGCGCCTGAACCTACAACAGTTCCAGTACAAATAATTGGTAGTTATAATGTGTTCGAAACAGATTGTACTTGTGAAGCATTCAAAGTTGGGGATAACAATACTTTAGAAAGCAAAG CATTTGTTGGTCGTAAAGTTGAATTGACTAATGGCTGTGTCATAGGGGCAGCATGCACAGTGACAGAACCTGAGGTAATACCTGAAAACACTGTAATATATGGTAGTCAGTGTCAACGTAGAGAAATGTACGATAAACCATAC CCTCAGATAGGTCAGCTAGAATTCTTAGTAAAACTTTTACCTAACTATCACCATCTTCGAAAGCCTAATGTAAAATCTACAATAAACGAAAGCGGTATGTAA